A stretch of Microbacterium sp. 4R-513 DNA encodes these proteins:
- a CDS encoding PspC domain-containing protein, producing the protein MAELVRPRTGRVLGGVCLAIANRFEMSPIVVRVVMVGSVVFFGLSIWLYLLLWLLIPLGKD; encoded by the coding sequence ATGGCCGAGCTCGTACGTCCCCGCACCGGTCGCGTCCTCGGTGGCGTCTGCCTCGCGATCGCGAACCGCTTCGAGATGAGCCCCATCGTCGTCCGCGTCGTCATGGTCGGCTCGGTCGTCTTCTTCGGCCTGTCGATCTGGCTCTACCTGCTGCTCTGGCTGCTCATTCCCCTCGGTAAGGATTGA
- a CDS encoding transferase: protein MGKNYIDIENDRGETLRYRKHANGRGLIAHGAKVHPSAVVEAGAYVEPGVQIAAGAHVGRGVWVESDAVIGPEADIAPHAHIGPGAAIGAGAKIGVRTQVGREARVAVGSLIGDDETIGDGERVATDRRGLRLAA, encoded by the coding sequence GTGGGCAAGAACTACATCGACATCGAGAACGACCGCGGCGAGACCCTGCGCTACCGCAAGCACGCGAACGGTCGCGGGCTGATCGCGCACGGAGCCAAGGTGCACCCGAGCGCCGTCGTCGAAGCGGGCGCCTATGTCGAGCCGGGGGTTCAGATCGCCGCCGGAGCACACGTCGGTCGAGGGGTGTGGGTCGAGAGCGACGCCGTCATCGGGCCGGAGGCCGACATCGCGCCTCACGCGCACATCGGACCCGGAGCCGCGATCGGCGCCGGTGCGAAGATCGGCGTCCGCACGCAGGTCGGACGCGAGGCCCGTGTCGCCGTGGGTTCACTCATCGGCGACGACGAGACGATCGGCGACGGCGAGCGCGTCGCGACCGATCGCCGGGGGCTGCGGCTTGCCGCCTGA
- a CDS encoding NUDIX hydrolase family protein gives MPVRTPDPDPNESDDQGTPRDPLGGIGASFGVPGNPLGDGTFGSPAPGNAANPGWLTDIELAEARRRLPMLYVEALPVRTDGMGAVTQVGILLRATPLGEITRTIVSGRVRYGETVRDALFRHLENDLGPMAFPLLPPQPVPFTVAEYFPIPGVSAFHDDRQHAVSLAFVVPVTGTCEPRQDALEVTWLSPAEAASDSLAAEMEGGRGTLVRLALASVGALR, from the coding sequence ATGCCGGTCCGCACGCCAGACCCCGATCCCAACGAGAGCGACGACCAGGGCACGCCCCGCGATCCTCTCGGCGGCATCGGCGCGTCGTTCGGGGTGCCGGGGAATCCGCTCGGCGACGGCACCTTCGGGTCGCCGGCTCCCGGAAACGCCGCGAACCCCGGGTGGCTCACCGACATCGAGCTCGCCGAGGCGCGTCGACGCCTGCCGATGCTCTACGTCGAGGCGCTTCCCGTGCGGACCGACGGCATGGGAGCCGTGACGCAGGTGGGCATCCTGCTGCGCGCCACCCCGCTGGGCGAGATCACCCGCACGATCGTCTCGGGACGCGTCCGCTACGGCGAGACCGTGCGGGATGCGCTGTTCCGCCACCTCGAGAACGATCTGGGGCCGATGGCGTTTCCGCTCCTGCCGCCCCAGCCCGTGCCCTTCACCGTCGCGGAGTACTTCCCGATCCCCGGCGTCAGCGCCTTCCACGACGACCGGCAGCACGCGGTCTCCCTCGCGTTCGTCGTGCCCGTGACAGGCACGTGCGAGCCCCGCCAGGACGCGCTGGAAGTCACGTGGCTCTCACCCGCGGAAGCGGCGTCGGACTCGCTCGCGGCCGAGATGGAGGGCGGGCGCGGCACGCTCGTGCGCCTCGCGCTCGCGAGCGTCGGCGCGCTCCGCTGA
- a CDS encoding DUF1304 domain-containing protein yields the protein MVAILATVFAALAALLHVYIFVMESVQWTRPRVWKRFGVADQATADATKPLAYNQGFYNLFLAIGAIIGLVLFWAGGAGTVADVAGRTLVLFSLGSMVGAALVLTTTGSRYLRAALIQGTLPLIGFVLFLFA from the coding sequence ATGGTGGCCATCCTCGCGACGGTGTTCGCGGCCCTCGCAGCCCTCCTGCACGTGTACATCTTCGTGATGGAGAGCGTGCAGTGGACCCGGCCGCGGGTATGGAAGCGGTTCGGAGTCGCCGATCAGGCGACAGCCGACGCGACGAAGCCCCTGGCCTATAACCAGGGCTTCTACAACCTGTTCCTCGCGATCGGCGCGATCATCGGACTCGTGCTCTTCTGGGCGGGGGGAGCGGGCACGGTGGCGGATGTCGCGGGCCGCACCCTCGTGCTCTTCAGCCTGGGATCGATGGTCGGCGCGGCGCTCGTACTGACGACGACGGGCTCGAGGTACCTCCGCGCCGCCCTCATCCAGGGCACACTGCCGCTCATCGGCTTCGTCCTGTTCCTCTTCGCCTGA
- a CDS encoding ABC-F family ATP-binding cassette domain-containing protein: protein MPAHTFTPSVVIDDLTFTWPDGTTALAGLSGAFGSGRTGLVGRNGSGKSTLLRLIAGELAADRGQVTRSTDAAYLPQRLTLDVDRPVAELLGVAAPLVALRAIESGDPDPAHFDAVGAEWDIEARSHAALAEAGLAPDMLDRRVGELSGGEAVLTAIAGIRLRNSPIALLDEPTNNLDRDARARLYAMVRGWRGALIVVSHDTALLELVDDTAELYENELSVFGGPYSEWRAWLDAEQGAARQAERTAEQLLKREKRERIEAESKLAKRVAMGRKAQFEKRVPPIVAGNLKRAAQVSAGKMRGEKADREASARLALDAAERRVRDDASLHIDLPAPGVPAGRRIATIGDGTRSWILQGPERVALIGPNGVGKTTLLERLVGSTGTDLADSGSAGAAPEPADSHGVLPASCAARAHTDRIGYLPQRVDGLEDEASVVENVAAAAPDVPIPELRNRLARFLIRGDAATRPVSTLSGGERFRVALARLLLADPPPQLLVLDEPTNNLDLDTVDRLVEALSAYRGAVLVVSHDDAFLERLGVDLVLELDRDGTLGER, encoded by the coding sequence ATGCCCGCCCATACCTTCACCCCCTCCGTCGTCATCGACGACCTCACCTTCACCTGGCCCGACGGCACGACCGCCCTCGCCGGCCTCTCCGGAGCGTTCGGCTCAGGCCGCACCGGTCTCGTCGGCCGGAACGGATCGGGCAAGTCGACGCTGCTCCGGCTCATCGCCGGCGAGCTCGCCGCCGATCGCGGGCAGGTGACGCGGTCGACGGATGCCGCGTACCTCCCGCAGCGCCTGACGCTCGACGTCGACCGGCCCGTCGCCGAACTGCTCGGCGTGGCCGCTCCGCTCGTCGCGCTCCGCGCGATCGAGTCGGGCGACCCCGACCCCGCCCACTTCGACGCCGTCGGCGCGGAGTGGGACATCGAGGCGCGCTCCCATGCGGCGCTGGCCGAGGCCGGGCTCGCACCCGACATGCTCGACCGCCGCGTCGGCGAGCTCTCGGGCGGCGAGGCCGTCCTGACCGCCATCGCCGGCATCCGGCTGCGCAATTCGCCCATCGCGCTCCTCGACGAGCCGACGAACAACCTCGACCGCGACGCCCGCGCCCGGCTCTACGCCATGGTCCGCGGGTGGCGGGGAGCCCTCATCGTGGTCAGCCACGACACCGCCCTCCTCGAGCTCGTGGACGACACCGCCGAGCTGTACGAGAACGAGCTGTCGGTCTTCGGCGGCCCGTACTCGGAGTGGCGCGCATGGCTGGATGCCGAGCAGGGCGCCGCTCGGCAGGCCGAGCGCACCGCGGAGCAGCTCCTCAAGCGCGAGAAGCGCGAGCGCATCGAGGCCGAGTCGAAGCTCGCGAAGCGAGTCGCGATGGGGCGCAAGGCGCAGTTCGAGAAGCGCGTGCCGCCCATCGTCGCGGGCAACCTGAAGCGTGCGGCGCAGGTGTCGGCGGGCAAGATGCGCGGCGAGAAGGCCGACCGCGAGGCATCCGCTCGCCTGGCGCTCGACGCCGCGGAACGGCGCGTGCGCGACGACGCGTCGCTTCATATCGATCTGCCCGCCCCGGGTGTGCCCGCGGGGCGACGGATCGCGACGATCGGCGACGGCACCCGGTCCTGGATCCTCCAGGGCCCGGAGCGCGTCGCGCTCATCGGACCGAACGGCGTCGGGAAGACGACGCTGCTCGAGCGGCTCGTCGGGTCGACCGGCACGGATCTCGCGGATTCGGGATCCGCGGGCGCGGCCCCCGAGCCGGCGGATTCCCACGGTGTCCTGCCGGCGTCGTGCGCGGCGAGGGCTCACACCGATCGGATCGGCTACCTGCCGCAGCGCGTCGACGGGCTGGAGGACGAGGCATCCGTCGTCGAGAACGTCGCCGCCGCGGCGCCGGACGTTCCGATCCCGGAGCTGCGCAACCGGCTGGCGCGCTTCCTGATCCGAGGGGATGCCGCGACCCGGCCCGTCTCGACGCTCTCGGGCGGCGAGCGGTTCCGCGTCGCCCTTGCGCGGCTGCTGCTCGCCGACCCGCCGCCGCAGCTGCTGGTGCTCGACGAGCCGACGAACAACCTCGACCTCGACACGGTCGACCGCCTCGTCGAGGCGCTCTCTGCCTACCGGGGGGCGGTGCTCGTCGTGAGCCACGACGACGCGTTCCTCGAGCGGCTCGGCGTCGACCTCGTGCTGGAGCTCGACCGCGACGGGACGCTCGGGGAGCGATGA
- a CDS encoding alpha/beta fold hydrolase, which yields MLLHGYGADENDLFGLVPYLPSEFAVAAVRAPLAPPWPAPGYSWYPIEGLEGRDAARTTDAAARLLHWLDAVAPAPTPVGLLGFSQGGAVSLQALRLAPERLAFVVNLSGYATPGELPRDAELAARKPPVFWGRGTHDDVIPEFLVAHSIEWLPAHVDLSGRVYQGLTHSVSEAELADVRVFLDKQLENLAG from the coding sequence GTGCTGCTGCACGGCTACGGCGCCGATGAGAACGACCTGTTCGGCCTCGTCCCCTACCTTCCGTCCGAGTTCGCGGTCGCCGCCGTCCGGGCGCCGCTCGCGCCGCCGTGGCCCGCCCCTGGTTACTCGTGGTACCCCATCGAGGGCCTCGAAGGCCGCGATGCGGCGAGGACGACGGATGCCGCCGCCCGCCTCCTGCACTGGCTCGATGCCGTCGCACCCGCGCCCACGCCGGTCGGCCTGCTCGGCTTCTCGCAGGGCGGCGCGGTGTCACTGCAGGCTCTGCGGCTCGCCCCGGAGCGACTGGCATTCGTCGTGAACCTGTCGGGCTATGCGACCCCCGGCGAGCTGCCCCGAGACGCGGAGCTGGCCGCGCGCAAGCCACCGGTGTTCTGGGGCCGCGGCACCCACGACGACGTCATCCCCGAGTTCCTCGTCGCGCACAGCATCGAGTGGCTGCCCGCGCACGTCGATTTGAGCGGACGGGTCTACCAGGGCCTCACGCACAGCGTGTCGGAGGCCGAGCTCGCTGACGTGCGGGTCTTCCTCGACAAGCAGCTCGAGAACCTGGCGGGATGA
- a CDS encoding DEAD/DEAH box helicase produces the protein MSDASGASAQRVLARFSPATQDWFRGAFAQPTNAQIGAWDAISAGKHALVVAPTGSGKTLSAFLYAIDRVFREKAPENSEPAPGRGKKRRDAAASPTRILYISPLKALGVDVERNLRSPLVGIGQSARRLGITVPDVSVGVRSGDTTSSDRRKLVSAPPDILITTPESLYLMLTSQAGQTLAGVHTVIIDEVHAVAATKRGAHLAVSLERLDALRESLQPGSPPAQRIGLSATVRPIDEVARFLGGAAPVEIVAPKSSKAFDLRVVVPVDDMLNPPPPPGADVEETPPGADEDEDWFGSGARSTSESTEVTGSLWPHVEEAIVDRILQQRSTIVFVNSRRLGERLTARLNEIYSERLGLDLPEPSGSGAGMPAAMMAQAGSTSGAAPVLAKAHHGSVSKEQRAQVEEELKSGVLRCVVATSSLELGIDMGAVDLVIQVEAPPSASSGLQRIGRAGHQVGEVSRAALFPKHRGDVLHTAIVTERMLAGKIEAISVPQNPLDILAQQTVAACAVGPVDVEGWYETVRRSAPFRSLPRSAYEATLDLLAGRFPSDEFAELRPRVVWNRDLGVLTGRPGAQRIAVTSGGTIPDRGLFGVFVAGESSNARVGELDEEMVYESRVNDVFTLGTTSWRIVEITHDRVNVVPAFGQPGKVPFWHGDGLGRPAELGEALGAFAREVSTAKPDKAEARLREAGLDLNATGNLMAYLAEQREATGTLPTDKSLTVERGRDEVGDWRLILHSPYGMPVHAPWALAVNARIRERLGVDGSAVASDDGIIARIPDATAEPPGAELFVFDPDELEQIVTDEVGGSALFASRFRECAARALLMPRTNPNRRSPLWQQRQRSAQLLEVARRYPTFPIILETLREVLQDVYDVPALLRIARGIGERRIRLVETEPSQPSPYARDLLFGYVGAFMYEGDSPLAERRAAALSVDPALLSELLGKVEMRELLDPAIIAQFEREVQRLEPERRARGVEGVADLLRMLGPMDAAEVALRLQPADTAPAATTQAAAPRRVAEGHADPETGEWWDEGEEFDSSTSSRTGNGGSGAGDGGSAAEDEAFDPSTSSGTGGGEAAPRAGWSSEPHATEAEASAHLTALIDSRRAIPVTVAGITRVAAIEDAGRLRDALGAALPVGIPTAFLDPLADPLGDLVARHARTHGPFTADAVATRLGLGVAVIRHTLQRLESQGRVSSGFFLPEASAEAQQRGDDLEWCDTEVLRRLRMRSLAAIRGSVEPVSQEAYARFLPAWQHISRPLEGVDGVAAVIEQLAGVPIPASAWESLVLPARVSDYTPAMLDELTATGEVIWSGHGSLPGRDGWIALHPADGAPLTLAPPNEEIAHGTLEEQLLEALAGGGAYFAAQLKQITGAENEQSVIDALWSLTWAGRVTNDTFAPIRTLLTGGSQAHRVTRRAPRARMYRGAAVRSVAASVPPRPPAIGGRWSLLPPAEIDTALRATASASLLLDRYGVVTRGAVQSEGLPGGFAQAYRVLAGFEEAGHCRRGYVIEKLGAAQFAASATVDRLREFAGLPDPAPLKAVTLAATDPANPYGAALAWPALEGVTHRPGRKAGGIVVLVDGALTLYLERGGKSALAFTDDEQRLAAAARDLAATARERRLDTLTIEQVNGAFVYTAPTGAALRDAGFVESPRGLTLRRLTAGDAARAAAHA, from the coding sequence ATGAGCGACGCTTCGGGAGCCTCGGCACAGCGTGTGCTCGCGCGGTTCTCGCCTGCCACGCAGGACTGGTTCCGCGGCGCCTTCGCGCAGCCGACGAACGCGCAGATCGGCGCGTGGGATGCGATCTCCGCCGGCAAGCACGCGCTCGTCGTGGCTCCGACGGGCTCCGGCAAGACCCTCTCCGCCTTCCTGTACGCGATCGACAGGGTCTTCCGCGAGAAGGCTCCCGAGAACTCCGAGCCCGCTCCTGGGCGGGGCAAGAAGAGACGGGATGCCGCGGCATCCCCCACCCGCATCCTCTACATCTCTCCGCTGAAAGCCCTCGGCGTCGACGTCGAGCGCAACCTGCGGTCGCCGCTCGTCGGAATCGGGCAGTCGGCGCGCCGGCTGGGCATCACGGTGCCGGACGTCTCGGTGGGAGTGCGCTCGGGCGACACGACGTCGAGCGATCGTCGGAAGCTGGTCTCGGCGCCGCCCGACATCCTCATCACGACTCCCGAGTCGCTCTACCTCATGCTGACGAGCCAGGCGGGGCAGACCCTCGCCGGCGTGCACACCGTGATCATCGACGAGGTGCACGCCGTCGCGGCGACGAAGCGCGGCGCCCACCTCGCGGTGAGCCTCGAGCGGCTGGACGCCCTTCGCGAATCGCTGCAGCCGGGCTCGCCGCCCGCGCAGCGCATCGGGCTGTCGGCGACCGTCCGCCCGATCGACGAGGTCGCCCGGTTCCTCGGCGGCGCGGCGCCGGTCGAGATCGTCGCGCCGAAGTCGTCGAAGGCCTTCGACCTGCGGGTCGTCGTCCCGGTCGACGACATGCTCAACCCCCCGCCTCCTCCAGGCGCCGACGTCGAAGAGACCCCGCCGGGCGCCGACGAGGACGAGGACTGGTTCGGCTCGGGAGCCCGGTCCACGTCCGAGAGCACCGAGGTGACGGGGTCGCTGTGGCCGCACGTCGAGGAGGCGATCGTCGATCGCATCCTGCAGCAGCGCTCCACCATCGTGTTCGTCAACTCCCGGCGGCTCGGCGAGCGGCTGACCGCACGGCTCAACGAGATCTACTCGGAGCGCCTCGGGCTAGATCTGCCGGAGCCCTCGGGCTCAGGGGCCGGAATGCCCGCGGCGATGATGGCGCAGGCGGGGTCGACCTCGGGCGCCGCCCCCGTGCTCGCGAAGGCGCACCACGGCTCGGTCTCGAAGGAGCAGCGCGCGCAGGTCGAGGAGGAGCTCAAGTCCGGCGTGCTGCGCTGCGTCGTGGCGACCTCGAGCCTCGAGCTGGGCATCGACATGGGCGCCGTCGACCTCGTGATCCAGGTCGAGGCGCCGCCCTCGGCATCCTCCGGCCTGCAGCGCATCGGCCGCGCGGGGCACCAGGTGGGCGAGGTGAGCCGCGCCGCACTCTTCCCCAAGCATCGGGGCGACGTGCTGCACACCGCGATCGTCACGGAGCGCATGCTCGCCGGCAAGATCGAGGCGATCTCGGTGCCGCAGAACCCGCTCGACATCCTCGCGCAGCAGACCGTCGCGGCCTGCGCCGTCGGTCCCGTCGACGTCGAGGGCTGGTACGAGACGGTCAGGCGCAGCGCGCCGTTCCGCTCGCTGCCCCGCTCGGCCTACGAGGCGACGCTCGACCTGCTCGCGGGCCGCTTCCCCTCCGACGAGTTCGCCGAGCTGCGGCCCCGCGTCGTGTGGAACCGCGACCTCGGCGTGCTCACGGGCCGGCCCGGAGCGCAACGCATCGCCGTCACGAGCGGCGGCACGATCCCCGATCGCGGCCTGTTCGGCGTCTTCGTCGCGGGCGAGTCGTCGAATGCTCGCGTGGGCGAGCTGGACGAAGAGATGGTCTACGAGTCGCGCGTCAACGACGTCTTCACGCTCGGCACGACCAGCTGGCGCATCGTCGAGATCACGCACGATCGGGTGAACGTCGTGCCCGCGTTCGGACAGCCGGGCAAGGTGCCGTTCTGGCACGGCGACGGCCTCGGCCGGCCGGCAGAACTCGGTGAGGCCCTGGGGGCCTTCGCGCGCGAGGTCTCGACGGCGAAGCCCGACAAGGCGGAGGCGCGGCTGCGCGAGGCAGGACTCGACCTCAACGCGACGGGCAACCTCATGGCCTACCTCGCCGAGCAGCGCGAGGCGACCGGCACGCTTCCGACCGACAAGAGCCTGACGGTGGAACGCGGCCGCGACGAGGTGGGCGACTGGCGTCTCATCCTGCATTCCCCATACGGCATGCCGGTTCATGCGCCATGGGCTCTCGCGGTGAACGCCCGGATCCGCGAGCGGTTGGGCGTCGACGGATCGGCGGTCGCGAGCGACGACGGGATCATCGCCCGGATTCCGGATGCCACAGCCGAGCCGCCGGGCGCCGAGCTCTTCGTCTTCGATCCCGACGAGCTCGAGCAGATCGTCACCGACGAGGTCGGCGGCTCTGCGCTGTTCGCCTCGCGGTTCCGGGAGTGTGCGGCACGGGCCCTGCTCATGCCGAGGACCAATCCGAACCGCCGCAGCCCCCTCTGGCAGCAGCGGCAGCGTTCGGCGCAGCTCCTCGAGGTCGCGCGGCGCTATCCGACCTTCCCGATCATCCTCGAGACGCTCCGCGAGGTGCTGCAGGACGTCTACGACGTACCGGCGCTGCTGCGCATCGCCCGCGGCATCGGCGAGCGCCGCATCCGACTTGTCGAGACGGAGCCGTCCCAGCCGTCGCCGTACGCGCGCGACCTCCTCTTCGGCTACGTCGGCGCGTTCATGTACGAGGGGGACTCTCCCCTGGCCGAGCGTCGCGCGGCGGCCCTCTCCGTTGATCCCGCGCTGCTTTCGGAGCTCCTGGGCAAGGTCGAGATGCGCGAGCTCCTCGATCCCGCGATCATCGCGCAGTTCGAGCGCGAGGTTCAGCGCCTCGAGCCCGAGCGTAGGGCACGGGGCGTCGAGGGCGTCGCCGACCTCCTCCGGATGCTCGGACCCATGGATGCCGCGGAGGTGGCGCTGCGGCTGCAGCCTGCGGATACGGCGCCCGCCGCGACCACGCAGGCGGCCGCGCCGCGGCGGGTCGCGGAGGGGCACGCTGACCCCGAGACGGGTGAGTGGTGGGACGAGGGCGAGGAGTTCGACTCTTCGACAAGCTCACGGACCGGGAATGGTGGCTCAGGGGCCGGGGATGGTGGCTCGGCGGCCGAGGACGAGGCGTTCGACCCTTCGACAAGCTCAGGGACCGGGGGCGGCGAGGCGGCGCCGCGAGCGGGCTGGTCGTCGGAGCCGCATGCGACCGAGGCCGAGGCATCCGCTCACCTGACGGCGCTGATCGACTCCCGGCGAGCCATTCCGGTGACGGTCGCCGGGATCACCCGGGTCGCGGCGATCGAGGATGCCGGGCGCCTCCGCGATGCCCTCGGGGCGGCGCTGCCCGTCGGCATACCGACGGCGTTCCTCGATCCGCTCGCCGACCCGCTCGGCGACCTCGTCGCACGCCACGCGCGCACGCACGGCCCGTTCACGGCGGACGCCGTCGCCACCCGTCTGGGCCTCGGGGTCGCGGTCATCCGGCACACCCTGCAGCGACTCGAGTCGCAGGGCCGCGTGTCGAGCGGATTCTTCCTCCCGGAAGCGTCCGCCGAGGCGCAGCAGCGCGGCGACGACCTGGAGTGGTGCGACACCGAGGTGCTGCGGCGGCTGCGCATGCGCTCTCTCGCCGCCATCCGCGGGAGCGTCGAGCCCGTCTCGCAAGAGGCCTACGCGCGGTTCCTTCCGGCGTGGCAGCACATCTCGCGCCCGCTCGAAGGCGTCGACGGCGTCGCGGCCGTCATCGAGCAACTGGCCGGGGTGCCGATCCCGGCGAGCGCGTGGGAGTCGCTCGTGCTCCCCGCGCGCGTCTCGGACTACACGCCGGCGATGCTCGACGAGCTGACCGCGACGGGCGAGGTCATCTGGTCCGGCCACGGATCGCTCCCCGGCCGCGACGGGTGGATCGCGCTGCATCCCGCCGACGGCGCGCCGCTCACGCTCGCGCCGCCGAACGAGGAGATCGCGCACGGCACCCTCGAAGAACAGCTGCTCGAGGCGCTCGCGGGCGGCGGGGCGTACTTCGCCGCGCAGCTCAAGCAGATCACAGGTGCCGAGAACGAGCAGTCGGTCATCGACGCGCTCTGGAGCCTCACGTGGGCGGGCCGCGTCACCAACGACACATTCGCGCCCATCCGCACGCTCCTCACGGGCGGCTCGCAGGCGCATCGCGTCACGCGGCGTGCACCCCGCGCCCGGATGTACCGGGGCGCGGCGGTGCGGTCGGTCGCGGCATCCGTCCCTCCCCGTCCGCCCGCGATCGGCGGCCGCTGGTCGCTCCTGCCGCCGGCGGAGATCGACACCGCGCTGCGCGCGACCGCGTCGGCGAGCCTCCTGCTCGACCGCTACGGCGTCGTGACGCGCGGAGCCGTGCAGTCCGAGGGTCTTCCCGGCGGTTTCGCACAGGCGTACCGCGTGCTCGCCGGCTTCGAGGAGGCGGGGCACTGCCGGCGGGGCTACGTCATCGAGAAGCTGGGGGCGGCGCAGTTCGCGGCATCCGCCACCGTCGACCGGCTCCGCGAGTTCGCGGGACTGCCCGACCCCGCACCCCTCAAGGCCGTGACCCTCGCCGCGACGGATCCGGCGAATCCGTACGGGGCGGCGCTCGCGTGGCCCGCGCTGGAGGGCGTCACCCACCGGCCGGGGCGCAAGGCCGGCGGGATCGTCGTGCTCGTGGACGGCGCCCTCACGCTGTACCTCGAGCGCGGCGGCAAGTCGGCGCTCGCCTTCACCGACGACGAGCAGCGGCTCGCGGCGGCGGCGCGCGACCTTGCGGCGACAGCACGGGAGCGGCGACTCGACACCCTCACGATCGAGCAGGTCAACGGCGCCTTCGTCTACACGGCGCCGACGGGTGCCGCCCTTCGCGACGCCGGCTTCGTCGAGTCGCCGAGAGGCCTGACCCTCCGGCGCCTCACGGCGGGGGATGCGGCGCGAGCGGCGGCGCATGCCTGA
- a CDS encoding thermonuclease family protein has protein sequence MAKRVLIALLVLAVAAGAAWWFAERSDAPVEGSSATAAPTVPPRPADAFPMTVESVHDGDTLRAHVDAPNGVVTDLASTRVRLLGVDTPEISPQLDCWGAEATARLAALAPPGSTIWVAPDVEVYDQYGRHLLYVWTADGRFVNAELVAQGDARTEVYRPNTLHEALFRSLEADARAGSAGQWGACG, from the coding sequence GTGGCCAAGCGCGTCCTGATCGCCCTCCTCGTCCTGGCTGTCGCCGCCGGGGCGGCGTGGTGGTTCGCGGAGAGGTCGGACGCGCCGGTCGAGGGCTCGTCCGCTACCGCCGCACCCACGGTGCCGCCGCGGCCGGCTGACGCCTTCCCCATGACGGTGGAATCCGTCCACGACGGCGACACGCTCCGCGCGCACGTCGATGCGCCGAACGGTGTCGTCACCGATCTCGCGTCGACGAGGGTGCGCCTCCTGGGTGTCGACACCCCCGAGATCTCGCCGCAGCTGGACTGCTGGGGCGCCGAGGCGACTGCTCGGCTCGCTGCGCTCGCGCCTCCGGGATCGACCATCTGGGTCGCACCCGACGTCGAGGTGTACGACCAGTACGGCCGGCACCTGCTCTACGTGTGGACCGCCGACGGGCGCTTCGTCAACGCCGAGCTCGTCGCGCAGGGTGACGCGCGAACCGAGGTCTACCGGCCGAACACGTTGCACGAAGCGCTGTTCCGCAGCCTGGAGGCCGACGCGCGTGCCGGCTCAGCGGGGCAATGGGGCGCCTGCGGGTGA
- a CDS encoding Fpg/Nei family DNA glycosylase, translating into MPEGDTVYRAARRLNEALAGSEVTRFELRVPQAATVDLRGEMVHSVVSRGKHLLHRIGDWTLHSHLKMEGEWHVYRPGERWHAPAFKARAVISTPTAETVGFDLADIEVVPTRDEGRLVDYLGPDPLSEDWDPVEAARRFGADSRAAHVAIQDQRNIAGFGNEYANEILFVRGILPTRPATETDAAAVVDLGARMIRANRNRSGRTFTGDARPGRSTWVYRREGRPCRRCGTTILGGALGADPTRERIVFWCPNCQR; encoded by the coding sequence ATGCCTGAGGGCGACACCGTGTACCGGGCTGCCCGACGCCTGAACGAGGCGCTCGCCGGCTCCGAAGTGACCCGCTTCGAGCTGCGCGTGCCGCAGGCCGCGACCGTCGACCTCCGCGGCGAGATGGTCCACAGCGTCGTCTCGCGCGGGAAGCATCTGCTCCACCGCATCGGCGACTGGACGCTCCACTCGCACCTCAAGATGGAGGGCGAGTGGCACGTCTATCGTCCCGGCGAGCGCTGGCACGCGCCGGCGTTCAAGGCGCGAGCGGTCATCTCCACCCCGACCGCCGAGACCGTGGGCTTCGACCTCGCCGACATCGAGGTCGTGCCGACGCGCGACGAGGGCCGGCTCGTCGACTATCTCGGCCCCGATCCCCTGTCGGAGGACTGGGATCCCGTCGAGGCCGCTCGTCGATTCGGGGCCGACTCGCGCGCGGCGCATGTCGCCATCCAGGACCAGCGCAACATCGCCGGGTTCGGCAACGAGTACGCCAATGAGATCCTCTTCGTGCGCGGCATCCTGCCCACCCGGCCGGCGACGGAGACGGATGCCGCGGCCGTCGTGGATCTCGGAGCGCGCATGATCCGCGCCAATCGCAATCGATCCGGGCGCACCTTCACGGGCGACGCGCGACCGGGGCGATCCACCTGGGTCTACCGCCGTGAGGGGCGGCCGTGCCGGCGATGCGGCACGACGATCCTCGGCGGCGCGCTGGGGGCGGATCCGACGCGCGAGCGCATCGTCTTCTGGTGCCCGAACTGCCAGCGGTGA